A region from the Melioribacter roseus P3M-2 genome encodes:
- a CDS encoding MarR family winged helix-turn-helix transcriptional regulator — MRLEEEIKQKKFRNEFHKLTVNLHYTNNWLLNIHKSIFERFGITPNQFNILRILRGQHPGSASVNLLKERMLDKTSDVSRLVERLRVKGLVERNRCPNDRRRADVIITEKGLELLKEIDKYNDEFDRALSNLSENEAKLLNDLLDKMRG; from the coding sequence ATGAGATTAGAAGAAGAGATTAAACAAAAAAAATTCAGGAATGAATTTCATAAACTGACAGTCAATCTTCATTACACAAACAATTGGCTGTTAAATATTCACAAATCTATTTTCGAACGGTTCGGCATAACGCCGAACCAGTTCAATATTCTGCGTATTCTCAGAGGGCAGCATCCCGGTAGCGCGTCTGTAAATCTGCTTAAAGAGCGCATGCTAGATAAAACATCCGACGTTTCCCGATTGGTCGAACGCTTGCGCGTCAAAGGATTGGTAGAAAGAAATCGATGCCCTAACGACCGGCGACGCGCCGATGTGATTATAACTGAGAAAGGGCTCGAGCTTTTAAAAGAAATAGATAAATACAACGATGAATTCGATCGAGCTCTATCCAATCTTTCCGAGAACGAGGCAAAACTCCTCAATGACTTGCTCGATAAAATGAGAGGCTGA
- a CDS encoding YceI family protein encodes MRKLFLSSLILFLAVGLINAQTKWNFDKSHSKIAFKVKHMVISEVTGYFNEYEGAVETNGDNFENAKINFTIDVNSIDTDNEKRDEHLKSDDFFNAAKFPKITFVGKSLKKVADNKYKLVGDLTIRDNTKEVTLDVTYNGMVKDPWGNTRAGFKVTGTINRFDFGLKWNALLELGGAVVSEDVDIVIDVQLIKAK; translated from the coding sequence ATGCGTAAGTTATTTTTATCATCATTAATACTTTTTTTGGCAGTCGGGCTTATTAACGCTCAGACCAAATGGAATTTCGATAAATCCCACTCCAAAATTGCTTTTAAAGTAAAGCACATGGTCATTTCTGAGGTTACCGGATATTTTAACGAATATGAAGGCGCCGTAGAAACAAACGGCGATAATTTCGAAAACGCCAAAATTAACTTTACTATCGACGTCAACAGTATCGATACCGACAACGAGAAACGCGACGAACACTTGAAATCCGACGACTTTTTCAATGCCGCCAAATTTCCCAAAATTACTTTCGTCGGTAAGTCCTTGAAAAAAGTTGCGGACAATAAATATAAACTGGTCGGCGACCTTACAATCCGAGACAATACAAAAGAAGTGACTCTCGATGTCACATACAACGGTATGGTAAAAGATCCGTGGGGAAATACGCGCGCAGGTTTCAAGGTAACGGGAACAATTAACCGTTTCGATTTCGGTCTGAAATGGAATGCATTGCTCGAACTCGGCGGCGCTGTTGTGAGCGAGGATGTCGACATTGTTATTGACGTACAATTGATAAAAGCAAAATGA
- a CDS encoding GIY-YIG nuclease family protein, with product MQWYTYIIYSSSTDRYYVAHTHNLSLRLERHNSGNSRSTKHGIPWEIVYFEVYPMKSEAMKREYEIKRRKSRKYIEELIGN from the coding sequence ATGCAATGGTATACCTACATAATTTATTCATCTTCGACGGATAGATATTATGTTGCCCACACGCATAATTTATCATTGAGACTTGAAAGACATAATTCGGGCAACAGTCGTTCGACAAAACACGGCATACCCTGGGAAATTGTCTACTTTGAAGTTTATCCTATGAAATCCGAAGCGATGAAAAGAGAATACGAAATCAAAAGAAGGAAGAGCAGAAAATACATTGAGGAGCTAATAGGAAATTAG
- a CDS encoding GIY-YIG nuclease family protein: protein MQWYTYIIYSHSADRYYAGHTQNLSLRLERHNSGNSRSTKHGIPWEIVYFEVYPTKSEAMKRRYGV from the coding sequence ATGCAATGGTATACCTACATAATTTATTCGCATTCCGCAGACAGATATTATGCTGGTCACACTCAGAATTTGTCATTAAGACTCGAAAGACATAATTCGGGCAATAGCCGTTCGACAAAACACGGTATACCCTGGGAAATTGTCTACTTTGAAGTTTACCCCACCAAATCCGAAGCAATGAAAAGAAGATATGGTGTCTAG
- a CDS encoding FadR/GntR family transcriptional regulator has product MFNPVGNKELLSMKVAEEIEEAINSKILNPGDRLPTELELCEQFAVSRTAVREALRTLSAKGLISVEKGRGIFVRKISSDSVSNPLKNYLLYHSGSSYILDIVEARLIIEPEIARYAALNRTSEDIERINEALNKLKSFSGSAAELAGVDMEFHVSIAKATKNKVLPLMLKPIFNLMPEIKSRIIHDIPDAINSAVVWHQYILDAIIEGNSDKAHDLMKEHLTIAKKHAKEMIRIEKIK; this is encoded by the coding sequence ATGTTTAATCCTGTTGGGAATAAAGAACTTTTAAGTATGAAAGTTGCCGAGGAAATTGAAGAAGCAATCAATTCGAAAATATTGAATCCCGGCGACCGTCTTCCAACCGAACTGGAACTTTGCGAACAATTTGCAGTTAGCAGGACTGCTGTAAGAGAAGCCTTAAGAACATTGAGTGCCAAAGGATTGATTAGTGTTGAAAAAGGAAGAGGGATATTTGTAAGAAAAATATCTTCGGATAGTGTTTCTAATCCATTAAAAAATTATCTGTTGTACCACAGCGGGTCTTCATATATATTGGATATTGTAGAAGCAAGACTGATAATTGAACCAGAAATAGCTCGATATGCCGCTTTAAATAGGACTAGTGAAGATATCGAGCGGATCAACGAAGCTCTGAACAAACTAAAATCCTTTAGCGGTTCTGCAGCAGAATTAGCAGGTGTTGATATGGAATTCCATGTATCTATCGCAAAGGCTACTAAAAACAAAGTCCTTCCACTTATGTTAAAACCAATATTTAACCTCATGCCGGAAATTAAAAGCAGAATAATTCATGATATTCCCGATGCAATAAATTCAGCCGTTGTTTGGCATCAATATATTTTGGACGCAATTATTGAAGGAAATTCTGATAAAGCGCATGATTTGATGAAAGAACATTTGACTATAGCTAAAAAACACGCAAAAGAAATGATACGCATAGAAAAAATAAAGTAA
- a CDS encoding TonB-dependent receptor: MKKFLLLLISITLLLFITSEVTFAGETGKISGRVIDKETGEPLIGANIIIVSKIVEGKEVPLAYTYGAATDIDGEYYIINIPPGYYNVKASYVGYNEQLQTNVEVNVDKTTRVDFQLSLSTVAYEEVYIVGYKKDQVESDLTATKQTYTIEKIETLPGVTDVGDIVSLQADVSDGHFRGGRSGESLYLVGGSSIVNPLNNSRSFEPIAFAFQQVEVYTSGFSAEYGNVQSGVVNLVTKEGPTDRWETKFEVATTNSYYKTWGGSVYSRENNPFFEKMYNPEEWLDGKDPSSGKILWTHFGINFPENYLPPVPVTWPPSPPLSRMDSLRTASLVRALWLQAFKLVGLEYDKPDYRVDFTLGGPVANNTSLFVAGRYEVINPILPTSQPDLNIQMLSSLMYRPSSSDKFKLILNYSNQRANEFHRDYFGYFDPIFNLTINTQNTLQMGAEWNHVFSNSTFMDVKIGWLMTDDLDDLHVLKDNEYSTIYNDNSNWRFYTDPSGHTVGSLYTSSGKSKTNTLSINASVTSQVNKNNLLKTGVQFFYYDMDVDRRSSATNSSSVRFDKYHAYPYEGALYIQDKLEFEGMIANVGLRYDFYNFNTFSYLDKFSPYRNPNIDPTDPTSKYYSEELAAKENTKLVSVLQPRIGISFPIDVSTVLHLNYGLFTQRPAYQYVFLKTLKISPEPNFTRLGNPDLKPEKTISYDIGIVRMLPFGFSIDLSAYLKDVSNLVQDAVYVDRSGNLYQTFNNREYADIKGFHINIEKNEGAVTGFIRYNWQSVRGKNSSAIGPVYSAVYYETNPENNTLPAPEDIYLDFDRTHRVLASLKYSIEKGVSIFGVNPFNNVSLSMIYRFQTGRPFTYDETGQGLRNNRRTPDEHDLRLRIDKKFTVGKVDLGIYLEAFNVLNSKVYDYNNVFSESPDNRYKSIYVKDRENLETDMLYAPYVTKIESFLYGNTPRHFRLGVNIRF, translated from the coding sequence ATGAAAAAATTTTTGCTACTGCTAATTTCAATTACTTTACTTCTGTTCATAACCAGTGAAGTTACTTTTGCCGGGGAAACTGGTAAAATATCAGGGAGAGTAATTGATAAGGAAACGGGGGAACCTTTAATAGGCGCTAATATAATTATTGTCTCAAAAATTGTTGAAGGTAAAGAGGTGCCTCTAGCATATACTTATGGAGCGGCAACGGATATTGATGGTGAATATTACATTATAAATATCCCCCCTGGGTACTATAATGTCAAGGCATCCTACGTGGGATATAATGAACAACTTCAGACAAATGTCGAAGTAAACGTTGACAAAACTACGAGGGTGGATTTCCAGTTATCTCTCAGTACTGTCGCTTATGAAGAAGTATATATAGTCGGATATAAAAAAGATCAGGTGGAGTCGGATCTTACTGCAACAAAGCAAACATATACTATTGAAAAAATTGAAACGCTGCCGGGCGTTACGGATGTTGGCGATATCGTTTCGCTGCAAGCGGATGTATCAGACGGCCATTTTAGAGGGGGAAGGTCGGGAGAGTCTCTCTACCTGGTCGGTGGTTCTTCAATTGTAAATCCTCTGAATAATTCACGTTCTTTTGAACCTATAGCTTTCGCATTCCAGCAAGTTGAAGTTTATACAAGCGGATTTAGCGCTGAATATGGAAACGTACAATCAGGCGTGGTTAACCTGGTTACAAAGGAAGGACCTACTGATAGATGGGAAACTAAATTTGAGGTTGCGACAACTAACTCATATTATAAGACTTGGGGGGGGAGTGTTTATAGTAGGGAGAATAATCCATTCTTCGAGAAGATGTATAATCCGGAAGAGTGGCTGGACGGAAAAGATCCGTCGTCGGGTAAAATTTTATGGACTCACTTTGGAATTAATTTTCCGGAAAATTATTTGCCTCCCGTTCCAGTTACTTGGCCTCCCAGCCCCCCTCTGAGTCGTATGGATTCACTCAGAACCGCAAGCTTGGTAAGAGCTTTATGGTTGCAGGCTTTCAAATTGGTCGGACTTGAATACGATAAACCCGATTACAGAGTTGATTTTACGCTTGGCGGTCCAGTGGCTAATAATACTTCCCTCTTCGTTGCAGGCAGATACGAAGTCATTAATCCTATCCTTCCTACTTCTCAGCCAGACTTGAATATACAAATGCTTTCATCCTTGATGTACAGACCATCATCATCGGATAAATTCAAACTGATATTGAACTATAGCAATCAACGGGCAAATGAATTCCACAGAGATTATTTCGGTTATTTTGACCCAATTTTTAATTTGACAATTAATACTCAGAATACGTTACAAATGGGCGCTGAATGGAACCATGTATTCAGCAACTCAACATTTATGGATGTTAAAATAGGTTGGTTGATGACAGATGATTTAGATGACCTTCATGTTTTGAAAGATAATGAGTATTCAACTATATACAACGACAACAGTAATTGGAGATTTTATACAGACCCCTCAGGTCATACTGTCGGCAGCCTATACACGTCGTCGGGAAAGAGTAAAACTAATACATTGAGCATTAACGCCAGCGTTACAAGCCAGGTCAACAAGAATAATTTGTTAAAAACCGGCGTCCAGTTCTTTTATTACGATATGGATGTCGACCGGCGGTCGAGCGCTACCAACTCGTCCAGTGTACGCTTCGACAAGTATCATGCTTACCCTTATGAAGGCGCGCTCTATATACAGGATAAACTTGAATTTGAAGGTATGATAGCTAACGTCGGGTTAAGATATGATTTCTACAATTTTAACACATTCTCATATCTCGATAAATTTTCACCATATCGAAATCCAAATATTGACCCGACCGATCCGACTTCAAAGTACTATAGCGAAGAATTAGCCGCGAAGGAAAACACGAAATTGGTATCCGTGCTTCAACCGCGCATCGGTATTTCTTTCCCAATTGACGTAAGCACCGTGTTGCATCTCAATTATGGTCTGTTTACCCAGCGACCGGCTTATCAGTATGTCTTTCTGAAAACTCTAAAAATTTCTCCCGAACCCAATTTTACTCGCTTGGGTAATCCTGATTTAAAACCAGAAAAAACCATATCCTATGATATAGGAATTGTTCGGATGCTCCCGTTTGGTTTTTCTATTGACCTGAGCGCCTACCTTAAAGACGTTAGCAACCTTGTTCAGGATGCCGTGTACGTCGATCGAAGCGGAAATTTATATCAGACTTTTAATAACAGAGAATATGCCGATATTAAAGGCTTTCATATTAACATTGAGAAAAACGAAGGCGCTGTTACAGGATTTATACGATACAATTGGCAGTCTGTAAGGGGAAAAAATTCAAGCGCTATCGGTCCCGTTTACAGTGCGGTTTATTATGAAACTAACCCTGAGAATAACACTTTGCCTGCGCCCGAAGACATCTACCTCGATTTTGACCGTACGCACAGAGTGCTCGCAAGCTTGAAATACAGCATTGAAAAGGGCGTCTCTATCTTTGGAGTAAATCCGTTTAACAATGTATCTCTCAGTATGATATACAGATTCCAGACCGGAAGACCTTTTACATATGACGAAACTGGCCAAGGGTTGAGAAATAACAGAAGAACGCCGGACGAGCACGATCTGAGACTCAGAATTGATAAGAAATTTACAGTGGGTAAAGTCGACCTGGGAATTTATTTAGAAGCCTTTAATGTGCTCAATAGTAAAGTATATGATTACAATAATGTTTTCTCGGAAAGTCCGGATAACAGATATAAATCGATTTATGTTAAAGACAGGGAAAATTTAGAGACAGATATGTTATATGCGCCGTATGTAACGAAAATAGAAAGTTTTCTTTACGGTAATACACCAAGACATTTTCGTCTGGGCGTTAATATCAGATTTTAA
- a CDS encoding T9SS type A sorting domain-containing protein, translating to MLHETVYNDGVIGRPWQYGSSGEKQSLPSFEWPPYSKTIINGIEYSGQHNIIGGGIYISANEVGKPGWENRIFSFCGGIGTGSGPELPAGRWSFPISIEKIENYPLLPDGELNPNYNPDEAEEIIIAKWATNVGITVTRTSRAWSYPDYNDMIIYEYELEYTGDTDGNPATIERTAPLVDVLFHVNYGFSPSMLGYQRNYGEWKYEQGMYRQDNRSSFDPDYWLTFMQTVHTGAADAKDEYMAFKPEPDEELFKYFAETGVNGGGLLSPQAPGYCWLYWDTDHFAVVDPVNPERNESEYANYMLKDSKGRYFETDENGYILQPWNMKTESGNTRIEKMEDRATTMDERWWTVYGELGAPEGFPSDEGRFVLPKGRQWLGRARYEWDESYNGVQIINGFGPYKMKLGDKLEFAYAEVVGYGGTEGKIICGGQTSTQFFPIRSMDRKVVVNGKVYTEHYLQDYGYPDYIDSDIISVNQVAHKAWEAYLGQQIPYDPDRKGPAGGMLFPEDNPKPSLNSAKYKIPIPVPAPVIKVENTPQATVKITWKRSVENFSAPRMTGKLSKFYVWRSNAGMGPWKLLGEVQLGNVNEEGLYEFIDNDETYKLGETKYYSVTSVDDKGNQSGRTNITPHVKNVRSVDKMDKVYAVPNPFIVKSGFEGHGQDNAIGFYGLPEKCTIRIYSYAGQLVETIEHDSPVYSTAWFQVTRNNQDIASGIYFYVITTPSGETATGKLVIVK from the coding sequence ATGCTGCATGAGACTGTTTACAACGACGGAGTAATTGGAAGACCTTGGCAATACGGTAGCAGCGGAGAAAAACAAAGTTTGCCAAGTTTCGAGTGGCCCCCGTATTCAAAAACAATTATTAATGGAATTGAATACAGCGGTCAACATAATATTATTGGCGGAGGTATATATATAAGCGCAAATGAAGTCGGCAAGCCGGGATGGGAAAATCGCATTTTCTCTTTTTGCGGCGGTATCGGGACGGGTAGCGGACCCGAATTGCCTGCCGGAAGGTGGAGCTTCCCTATCTCAATTGAAAAAATCGAGAACTATCCACTATTGCCCGACGGCGAATTAAACCCCAATTATAATCCCGACGAAGCCGAAGAGATTATTATAGCAAAATGGGCTACAAATGTCGGAATTACTGTCACAAGAACTTCGCGTGCCTGGTCGTATCCCGATTATAATGATATGATAATTTACGAATATGAATTGGAATACACGGGAGACACCGACGGCAATCCCGCAACAATCGAAAGAACTGCTCCCCTGGTCGATGTTTTATTCCACGTTAATTACGGTTTTTCTCCTTCCATGCTCGGTTACCAACGGAATTACGGCGAATGGAAATACGAACAAGGTATGTATAGACAGGACAATCGAAGCAGTTTCGATCCCGACTACTGGCTGACGTTTATGCAAACAGTTCATACCGGAGCGGCAGACGCAAAAGACGAGTATATGGCGTTTAAACCGGAACCAGACGAGGAATTATTTAAATATTTCGCAGAAACGGGTGTAAACGGAGGCGGACTGTTAAGTCCTCAGGCGCCTGGATATTGCTGGCTCTACTGGGACACTGATCATTTTGCCGTTGTTGACCCTGTCAATCCGGAAAGAAATGAATCGGAATATGCAAACTATATGCTCAAAGACAGTAAAGGAAGATATTTTGAAACAGATGAAAACGGGTATATACTACAACCGTGGAATATGAAAACAGAAAGCGGAAATACACGTATCGAGAAAATGGAAGACAGAGCTACAACTATGGACGAAAGATGGTGGACAGTATATGGCGAACTTGGAGCGCCGGAAGGATTTCCTTCCGACGAAGGGCGATTTGTTCTGCCTAAGGGAAGACAATGGCTTGGAAGAGCTCGTTATGAATGGGATGAAAGCTACAACGGAGTTCAGATTATTAATGGGTTCGGACCATACAAGATGAAATTGGGAGATAAACTTGAATTTGCCTATGCGGAAGTGGTCGGCTATGGAGGTACGGAAGGCAAAATTATTTGCGGCGGACAAACGAGCACTCAATTTTTCCCCATCAGATCTATGGACAGAAAAGTTGTTGTAAACGGGAAAGTTTACACAGAGCATTATTTACAGGATTATGGATATCCGGATTATATCGACTCGGATATTATAAGCGTTAATCAAGTTGCTCATAAAGCTTGGGAAGCGTATTTGGGGCAGCAAATTCCATACGACCCTGATAGAAAAGGACCGGCGGGCGGCATGCTGTTTCCCGAAGACAATCCCAAACCGTCGCTAAATTCAGCTAAGTACAAAATCCCGATTCCAGTACCTGCTCCGGTGATTAAAGTAGAAAACACACCTCAAGCGACTGTCAAAATTACCTGGAAAAGGTCTGTGGAAAACTTCTCGGCGCCCCGTATGACAGGCAAGTTGAGCAAGTTCTATGTATGGAGAAGCAATGCCGGTATGGGTCCGTGGAAATTATTAGGGGAAGTCCAGTTAGGCAATGTAAATGAAGAAGGATTGTATGAATTTATCGATAACGACGAAACATACAAGTTGGGCGAAACAAAATACTATAGCGTAACTTCGGTTGACGATAAAGGCAATCAAAGCGGCAGAACAAATATAACCCCGCATGTTAAAAATGTACGCAGCGTCGATAAAATGGATAAGGTATATGCAGTTCCTAACCCGTTTATTGTAAAGTCGGGTTTCGAAGGACACGGACAGGATAATGCTATCGGGTTTTACGGACTCCCTGAAAAATGCACCATTAGAATTTATTCCTATGCCGGACAATTGGTAGAAACAATAGAGCACGATTCCCCGGTTTATTCTACAGCCTGGTTCCAGGTAACCAGAAATAATCAAGATATAGCTTCGGGTATCTATTTTTATGTCATTACTACTCCATCAGGCGAAACAGCAACTGGTAAATTAGTTATTGTAAAATAA
- a CDS encoding PorV/PorQ family protein produces MRIVLINLLMIIIIPLSTIYSQSIGIDKVGTTSFQFLKVIPEARITGMGDAGVSIADNSDAVFWNPANLIYINGFSSSFSVVDWFLDVKQFSFSAAYNLNDFGTIGFHAMVNDIGTIEVTRVSSLYRDEQGNFNPGITGETIRPNSQVYGLSFAKSLTDKFSFGLTAKYAYENLVVKSTGALMFDGGVLYNTGFKSIIVAASLRNFGPEVKYYDKSYPLPQTFAIGISTYMVSDSQPFLASSSDHAFLVAANLSQPRDYSQQYQVGFEYSFRKIFFLRGGYKFNYDEEGISVGLGLNYSGYKIDYSFNDYGDFLGDVHRFTISFSTN; encoded by the coding sequence ATGAGAATAGTCTTAATTAATTTGCTGATGATTATTATAATCCCGCTGTCAACTATTTACAGTCAGAGCATCGGCATTGACAAAGTGGGAACAACCTCGTTTCAATTCTTAAAGGTCATACCGGAAGCGAGAATTACCGGAATGGGGGATGCCGGCGTAAGTATAGCTGATAATTCGGATGCGGTATTCTGGAACCCTGCGAATCTGATATATATAAATGGCTTTAGCAGTTCGTTTTCTGTGGTTGACTGGTTCCTGGATGTTAAACAATTTTCTTTTTCGGCTGCATATAACTTGAACGATTTTGGCACCATCGGATTCCATGCCATGGTAAACGACATCGGAACTATTGAAGTGACAAGAGTAAGTAGCTTGTATCGCGATGAACAGGGCAATTTCAATCCGGGTATCACTGGAGAAACTATCAGACCAAATTCCCAGGTTTACGGGCTGTCGTTTGCAAAAAGTCTGACCGATAAATTTTCTTTCGGTCTGACAGCAAAATATGCTTACGAAAATCTCGTTGTAAAAAGCACGGGCGCTTTGATGTTTGACGGCGGAGTTTTGTACAATACGGGTTTTAAGTCAATAATAGTTGCCGCGTCTCTGAGAAATTTTGGTCCTGAAGTAAAATATTATGATAAATCGTATCCCCTCCCGCAAACTTTTGCAATTGGAATATCTACATACATGGTATCGGACAGTCAGCCGTTTTTAGCAAGCTCTTCGGATCACGCTTTTTTAGTTGCTGCTAATTTATCTCAGCCAAGAGATTACAGCCAGCAATATCAAGTGGGGTTTGAATATTCTTTCAGAAAAATATTCTTTCTGCGGGGAGGCTACAAATTTAATTATGACGAAGAAGGCATATCCGTTGGACTGGGACTGAATTATAGCGGCTATAAAATAGATTATTCATTTAACGACTACGGCGATTTCCTGGGAGATGTTCATCGGTTTACTATTAGCTTCAGTACAAATTAA
- a CDS encoding DUF5123 domain-containing protein, protein MKKHFYYLVVTLISFANIVLGQAIEVKVSDGLNNALAFVNTGAANEIILVDDGGLYITNPTTIETPVKIRAKEGLQNPPVVVIKGCQALPFFKIKNDFEIEGIIFDGYDSNAGTYDSIQYVFQVQAMAGGVNEKPKVTIKDCIVRNIYKYGDPETSTDGTILDFAKGARAGDVLIENTTFMNTGDEALRAINTHKDPVPLEGKFAETFTVRNCTFHNIRGSAIKIEDDGDSTNVDTQVLIDHCTFNKSQRRVIWHRDLSNSIIRNLLITNLIQGNDQLGYIITVQREGTIVSHIDTFNVSIPNYTNGFLAETPASWSGAQRTATIDESTIYNYDPMYKDPDNADFTLDPNSPVRTLASDGKALGDLRWAGDVVSVEENGVTPTSFELKQNFPNPFNPSTVIEFTVPKAGAYTLKVYNVLGQEVATLINRNLAAGTHTTIFNAKNLPSGLYLYKLSGENINLIRKMMLMK, encoded by the coding sequence ATGAAGAAGCATTTTTATTATTTGGTTGTTACACTTATTTCCTTCGCCAATATAGTATTAGGACAGGCAATAGAAGTAAAAGTAAGCGACGGATTGAATAACGCGCTTGCTTTTGTCAATACAGGCGCCGCTAATGAAATTATATTGGTCGACGATGGGGGGCTTTATATCACTAATCCGACAACTATCGAAACACCCGTTAAAATTAGAGCTAAAGAAGGGTTGCAAAACCCTCCCGTTGTGGTAATAAAAGGCTGTCAAGCATTGCCGTTTTTCAAAATTAAAAATGATTTCGAGATAGAAGGAATCATATTTGACGGTTATGATTCGAATGCAGGCACATACGACTCAATTCAGTATGTCTTCCAGGTTCAGGCTATGGCAGGCGGCGTTAATGAAAAACCAAAAGTTACAATTAAAGACTGTATTGTAAGAAATATATACAAGTACGGTGACCCGGAAACGAGCACAGACGGTACAATCTTAGACTTTGCTAAGGGCGCGCGCGCAGGCGATGTATTAATTGAAAATACTACGTTTATGAATACAGGCGACGAAGCGCTTAGAGCAATCAATACGCACAAAGATCCTGTGCCGCTTGAAGGAAAATTTGCGGAAACATTTACAGTAAGAAATTGCACCTTTCATAATATCAGAGGAAGCGCTATAAAAATTGAAGACGACGGCGACTCAACAAATGTCGACACACAGGTATTAATCGATCATTGTACATTTAATAAGAGTCAAAGAAGAGTTATTTGGCATCGCGACCTTTCAAATTCGATTATAAGAAATTTATTGATAACGAATTTGATTCAAGGTAACGATCAACTTGGCTATATTATTACTGTCCAGAGAGAAGGTACGATAGTATCGCATATAGATACATTTAACGTTTCAATACCAAACTACACTAACGGATTTTTAGCTGAAACTCCAGCGTCATGGTCGGGAGCGCAACGCACAGCTACAATCGACGAATCGACTATTTATAATTACGATCCAATGTATAAAGATCCGGATAATGCCGATTTCACATTAGATCCTAATTCGCCGGTTCGTACACTTGCTTCCGACGGAAAAGCATTGGGCGACTTAAGGTGGGCTGGAGATGTTGTCAGTGTTGAAGAAAATGGCGTAACTCCTACTAGTTTTGAACTAAAACAAAATTTCCCAAACCCCTTTAACCCTTCAACCGTAATAGAATTTACAGTTCCCAAAGCTGGAGCTTATACACTCAAAGTATATAACGTACTTGGACAGGAAGTAGCTACTTTGATAAATAGAAACTTGGCTGCTGGTACGCATACTACAATCTTTAACGCAAAGAATTTACCATCTGGATTGTATCTCTATAAACTTTCTGGTGAAAACATAAATCTTATTAGAAAAATGATGTTGATGAAATAA